The following is a genomic window from Staphylococcus saccharolyticus.
AAAAATGTTGATACTCATCAACAAAAAAGCGATAATACATCAAGCACACAATCTGACAATAGAGATTGGAATAATGCTAAAGAAAATAGTACGAGTAATGAGAAACAAGATGACAGTTCTAGCGACAATACTACTACTTCTGAAGATTCAGGTAAGACAATTGTAGACAAATTAGATAGCGTTAATAAAGATCTTGTAGATGATAAAGCAAGTTATCAATCAAGTGATAGTGATATGAATACATCATCATCTAGTACAACACAATCGAAAGATGATGCTAATCAAGATACATCAACTCAATCATCAAGTGACACTTCAGACTTAAACGATAATAAAGATAAAAGTGATGACACTCAATCAGTTAGAGAGCATGTTGCATCTGACCTTAATCAAATCAGAGATACGGATGAACAAGAAACTTCAGATCCTAAAGATGATTTAGGAGCAATTTCAACATCTTTAAAAGGTAGTGACAAAATAGATCACGCACTAGCTAAAGTACAAGATGCTAAGAATTTAAATGCTGAAAATTATGTGAATAATAAATTAGAAGATTTAAAAGCTTTAGATGATAAAGTTAATGAAGATAAAAAACTTTCAGAAGATAAAAAGCAAGAACTGAACCAACAATTAGACAAAACGAAAAAAAGTATCAATCGTCAACATGATACTATTTTGAATCAACTGGTTGATTCAAATAATAAAGCACAAGCAACTGAAGATATATTAAACAGAGTCTATAGTAAGAATGAAGCTAGCTATATTATGAAACATATTAAAACTAAAGGACATAATGATCAAGATATTGCTAATCAGATTGCTAAACAGCTAGATGGATTATCATTAACTTCTGGTGAGGATATCTTAAAATCAATGTTAGATCAATCTAAAGATAAAGAGAAATTAATTAAAGAACTACTATCTACTCGTTTAGGAAATAATAAAGCATCAAAAATTGCTAAGAATTTACTCGATAAACATCTATCTAATTCGCAAATTGTTGATGAATTGAAACATCATTTCAATACTCAAGGTAAAGCGACTGCAGATGATATACTCAATGGAATTATTAATGATGCTAAGGATAAGAAAAAAGCTATTGAAACCATATTAAGAACACGTATTAATAAAGATAAAGCTAGATTATTAGCTGGTATTATTGCACGTGTCCAAACTGATAAAGCAGATATCATGGATTTAATTAATTCAGCTCTCGAAGGAAAAGCTAACGATTTATTGCAATTAGAAAAACGCGTAAAACAAGCTAAAAAGGATATTAATCATATTTTAGAACCAATTAAAGATAGACCATCTCTATTAGATCGAATTCATAATGGAAGTAGTGGTTTAGATTCGTTATTAAATGAACCAAGTTTGTTAGATAAATTAAATTCTGGGGGATCTTTACTGGATAAGTTAGGAAACTCAGGCATTCCTTTACCTGAAGATAATTTATCTTTAGGTTCAGATGATGGTTTATTAAGTGGATTATTTGATGATGATGGTAACATTTCACTACCTTCTACTGGTGAAGTAATCAAACAACATTGGATTTCTCTTGCTATCGTTATGATGTCTTTAGGTGGTGTACTTATTTGGCTATCTCGTAGAAAGAAACATCAAGGGAATTAAATATTAATTTAATTAACCTCAACGAGCCAACGATTACGAATTCATACTGGATTCTGTTCCACTTCCGTTGAGGTTTTTACATATCAAAACAGCCGGCAAAGTAATGAACTTTGTCGGCTGTTTATTTGATGATATTATTTATAGTTATTTACCTTGAATGTAATCTAAATCAGAAGCATCATCAGCATCTATAGTTCTGTATGAAATAACACCTAACCCTTTAACGTTAGATTCAGAAATGACAATCGAGCCATCGTCGTTTACTTTTTCAACAAAGGCTACATGACCATATTGCATGTCAGCACCAAGTTGACCTGCCTCAAAGACTACTACTGTATGATTTTTAGGAGAATGAGTCACTTTGTAACCTTTGCTTTCAGCCCGATTATTCCAGTTGTGAGCATCACCTAAATCACCAGAAATAGAAGAATCATATTGATTCATACGATTATATACGTACCAAGTACATTGACCGTGTGGATATGGTGAAGTACTAGTGCTTTCAACAAACGGTTTAAAGTCGCTACCAGATGCATCTGTTCCTATTGATTGATTATATTTCTTCAAGTTAGGCATTTTCTTTTTATCAAATGCTGTTAAATGATAATGCTTAATAATACTATTTAACTTTTTAGCATAATTAGGGTCAGTAGCATAAGAATACGATAAATGTGATGTTGCATCTTTGTATGTTAGAGTTTCACTTTTCCAAGTTGGTTTATAGATTGATAGATTACCATCGATGCCATGTTTAATTAAATCGGCATAATCTTCTAAAGATTCCTTTGTACTAGGGTATTTGCGGAAACTAGCTTGAATATTAAACATATTATTACCACTATCTGCCTCTAGTGTATTAAATGTCACAGATTGACCATTATAAGCACCTTTCACACCGAATAAATTGTAGTTTGGAGATTGTGCTAAAGCACTTTTTCCTGAATCAGATTCAAGAATTGCTTGCGCCATCATTACAGAAGCATAAATATCTTGTTCTTTACCAATTTTATGTGCATCTTTAGCAATAGATTTGATAAAGTCACGTGTATCTTTACTATCTACAACATTGAATGAGTCTGAAGAAACCTCACCATTGTCAATTTGTGGTAGTTGTTGGAACAGACTAGTTGAACGTGTATTCGATTGTTTAACATCATTTTCGAAGGATTGAACAGGTTTGGATTTGTGCTTCAATTCATCTAATGATGGTAATTGTGGATTCTTCTGGTTCTTATATTGTGTCTTTGATTTAGCATCATTAGTTGAAGATTTATGATGGTAATCTTTCTGAGTTTTCTTAGCATCTTCACTATATTCATCTAAGATTGAATCTAAAGCAGAATCTGTAACGCTTGAATATTTTTTGTCAGACGGCTGTTTATGATTATCATTTGGTTGATTTGTTGTAGATGATTGTTGCTTTGAAGTATTTTCTTTATTGCTGTCATCCTTATTCAATTCTCCAAGTTTGTCACTTATATTAGCGTCATCTCCGTCTGAAGTTTGTTGGTCATCGCTTGAATTATCAATTGAAACATGTTGGGAAGCATGGTCTTGTTGAGAAGTAGATGGTTGCTCTTCTTTATTACTTTGAGATGATTGTTGTGAACTATTGTTGGGATTTGTAGTATTTTTATCTTGATCTTGAGATTGTTCGTAATCTGAAATATCAGAGTCAAAATTAAATAAATTTTGGATAAGTGAAGTTAAGCTAAAGCTATCGTCATATTTATCTGATTTCCAATACTTCGAAAGATTGGTTTGGTTTCGATTAAAACTATTATAAATATGATTCACTAAATTATTATTTTTAGCTTTATAATTTTGGTCAGTTACATCTGTCGTTGTTTGATTCTTAGAATTAGTACCATTCTCCTTAGAAGAATGACTAGATGTTTTGTCTGAATCTTTTTTATCATGATTATCATTTGATTGCTTGTTGTCTTCTTTGTCGGAGTGTGATTTTAAACTTTGAGCACTGTCTTTAGTTTGAGTCTGATGCCGTTCAACTTTGTCTTGATTTTTATTTTTATGTGATGAATCATCTGCATGTGCAGTTTGTGTGACGAAAGTTGGCGTGATAAGTGCAGTTGACAGTAAATATACTAAAATCTTGTTTTTCATCATCTCATCTTTTCTCCCTTGAAATTTATTTTTAGTTATTGTAATAATAAATGAGGATTTGATATAATAAACGTTATGGTTTATAAAGTTGACAAGTATCAACAAAATGAAATTACGCCTTAATACAAACATTATACTAACCAACACTAAAAAAATAAATCCATTTAAACAAATTTTAATAAAATACAACTAAAGACTTTACAAAATAACTCATATATAGAGTATGATAATTTTAAAGTCATAAACATGCTGAAATATATTACAATGAATATAAATAGGAGTGTGACAATGAAAAACGCACTGAAACTATTTATCACGGACTTGAAAAGAGTTGCTAAAACACCAGGTGTGTGGGTCATCTTAGCTGGTTTAGCAATTCTTCCCTCGTTCTATGCGTGGTTTAATCTTTGGGCGATGTGGGATCCATATGGAAATACTGGTCATATTAAAGTAGCGGTAGTTAACGAAGATAAAGGTGATAAAGTTCGTGGTAAAAAAATTAACGTCGGTAATAAAATGGCCGATACACTAAAGAAAAATGATAGTTTTGACTGGCAATTTGTGAGTAGAGAAAAGGCGAACCACGAGATCAAGATGGGTAAATATTACGCTGGTATTTATATACCTAAGAAATTCACTCATGAAATTACAGGTACGCTAAGAAAGCATCCTCAAAAAGCAGATGTAGATTTTAAAGTTAACCAAAAAATTAACGCTGTTGCAGCTAAATTAACAGACACCGGCTCATCATTTGTTGTAGATAAAGCAAACAAACAATTTAATAAGACGGTGGCAACAGCATTACTTTCAGAAGCGAATAAAGTTGGTCTATCGATTGAAGATAATGTGCCAA
Proteins encoded in this region:
- a CDS encoding LPXTG cell wall anchor domain-containing protein, producing MKRTDKIGVYLKLSCSALLLSGSLVGYGFTKDVFADSQSQSSNVENTSDSQTIAERVKQAKDDIKNLQALSDSDIKSFGERLDKAKDQSSIDDIIKDAKDKNNQLKDNQSKSSSSNDDNTKELDKLLDDLDLIAKNVDTHQQKSDNTSSTQSDNRDWNNAKENSTSNEKQDDSSSDNTTTSEDSGKTIVDKLDSVNKDLVDDKASYQSSDSDMNTSSSSTTQSKDDANQDTSTQSSSDTSDLNDNKDKSDDTQSVREHVASDLNQIRDTDEQETSDPKDDLGAISTSLKGSDKIDHALAKVQDAKNLNAENYVNNKLEDLKALDDKVNEDKKLSEDKKQELNQQLDKTKKSINRQHDTILNQLVDSNNKAQATEDILNRVYSKNEASYIMKHIKTKGHNDQDIANQIAKQLDGLSLTSGEDILKSMLDQSKDKEKLIKELLSTRLGNNKASKIAKNLLDKHLSNSQIVDELKHHFNTQGKATADDILNGIINDAKDKKKAIETILRTRINKDKARLLAGIIARVQTDKADIMDLINSALEGKANDLLQLEKRVKQAKKDINHILEPIKDRPSLLDRIHNGSSGLDSLLNEPSLLDKLNSGGSLLDKLGNSGIPLPEDNLSLGSDDGLLSGLFDDDGNISLPSTGEVIKQHWISLAIVMMSLGGVLIWLSRRKKHQGN
- a CDS encoding amidase domain-containing protein: MMKNKILVYLLSTALITPTFVTQTAHADDSSHKNKNQDKVERHQTQTKDSAQSLKSHSDKEDNKQSNDNHDKKDSDKTSSHSSKENGTNSKNQTTTDVTDQNYKAKNNNLVNHIYNSFNRNQTNLSKYWKSDKYDDSFSLTSLIQNLFNFDSDISDYEQSQDQDKNTTNPNNSSQQSSQSNKEEQPSTSQQDHASQHVSIDNSSDDQQTSDGDDANISDKLGELNKDDSNKENTSKQQSSTTNQPNDNHKQPSDKKYSSVTDSALDSILDEYSEDAKKTQKDYHHKSSTNDAKSKTQYKNQKNPQLPSLDELKHKSKPVQSFENDVKQSNTRSTSLFQQLPQIDNGEVSSDSFNVVDSKDTRDFIKSIAKDAHKIGKEQDIYASVMMAQAILESDSGKSALAQSPNYNLFGVKGAYNGQSVTFNTLEADSGNNMFNIQASFRKYPSTKESLEDYADLIKHGIDGNLSIYKPTWKSETLTYKDATSHLSYSYATDPNYAKKLNSIIKHYHLTAFDKKKMPNLKKYNQSIGTDASGSDFKPFVESTSTSPYPHGQCTWYVYNRMNQYDSSISGDLGDAHNWNNRAESKGYKVTHSPKNHTVVVFEAGQLGADMQYGHVAFVEKVNDDGSIVISESNVKGLGVISYRTIDADDASDLDYIQGK